A single window of Sneathiella limimaris DNA harbors:
- the fumC gene encoding class II fumarate hydratase, which yields MSSTRIESDSLGKIKVHTDKYWGAQTQRSLENFSIGEEKIPTPFIRALALQKMAAAKTNLELGTLDEGLSNAILAAAQEIAEGKLDDNFPLVVWQTGSGTHTNMNANEVIANRASELLGGKLGSKKPVHPLGHVNLGQSSNDTFPTVMSIAIATEVQQLLVPALTHFQEALSKKVTEFDHIIKIGRTHTQDATPITLGQEFSGYERQIELGLARIKSSFPRLLELAQGGTAVGTGLNSSPEFAALFATHIAKATGLPFKSANNKYEAIAANDVAVEFSGVLNTLAVSCMKIANDIRLLASGPRCGLQELSLPANEPGSSIMPGKINPTQCEAITQVCAQVMGNHVTVTIAGSNGHFELNAFKPVIIYNMLQSIRLLSDAIDSFTRNCVLGIVANEKRIKELMEQSLMLVTALTPHIGYDKAAKIATKAYVEDLTLKEAALELKLVSSAQFDDWVQPRKMI from the coding sequence ATGTCGAGCACACGAATAGAAAGTGATTCCTTGGGAAAAATCAAGGTCCACACCGATAAATATTGGGGGGCTCAAACCCAACGATCACTTGAAAACTTCAGCATTGGTGAAGAAAAAATACCAACGCCTTTCATTAGGGCTTTGGCCCTGCAGAAAATGGCGGCAGCAAAAACGAATCTAGAATTGGGAACGTTGGACGAAGGTCTGAGCAATGCCATTCTTGCCGCCGCACAGGAAATCGCAGAAGGTAAGTTAGACGACAATTTTCCGCTCGTTGTTTGGCAAACAGGCTCCGGCACCCACACCAACATGAATGCGAATGAAGTTATTGCCAATCGGGCGAGTGAGCTTCTCGGGGGAAAGTTAGGAAGCAAGAAACCGGTTCACCCACTGGGTCATGTCAATCTTGGGCAAAGTTCTAACGATACATTTCCAACCGTTATGTCCATTGCAATTGCGACAGAAGTTCAACAGTTACTTGTTCCAGCTCTGACCCACTTTCAGGAAGCGCTTTCGAAGAAGGTTACTGAATTTGACCACATCATTAAAATCGGAAGAACCCATACACAGGACGCAACCCCCATCACTCTTGGGCAGGAGTTTTCAGGATATGAAAGGCAAATTGAACTAGGTTTAGCCCGCATAAAAAGCTCTTTCCCGCGCCTTCTGGAGCTAGCACAAGGTGGAACGGCTGTCGGTACTGGTCTCAATTCCTCTCCTGAATTTGCAGCGCTCTTCGCTACTCATATTGCAAAGGCAACAGGTCTACCCTTTAAATCAGCCAACAATAAATATGAAGCGATCGCAGCAAACGATGTTGCAGTAGAATTCTCTGGTGTTCTCAATACTCTTGCAGTTAGTTGCATGAAGATAGCGAATGACATCCGCCTCCTCGCGAGTGGTCCAAGATGCGGCCTTCAAGAATTGTCACTTCCAGCAAACGAACCAGGCTCTTCAATTATGCCGGGGAAAATCAATCCAACCCAATGTGAAGCCATAACACAAGTTTGTGCCCAGGTTATGGGAAATCACGTAACGGTCACTATCGCTGGCTCGAACGGCCATTTTGAGCTAAACGCCTTCAAACCTGTCATCATATACAATATGCTCCAGTCTATTCGCCTATTGTCAGATGCCATTGACAGCTTCACCCGTAATTGTGTTTTAGGGATCGTTGCCAATGAAAAGCGGATCAAGGAGTTAATGGAACAATCGCTTATGCTGGTGACCGCGCTAACACCGCATATTGGCTATGATAAAGCCGCCAAAATAGCCACAAAAGCCTATGTTGAAGACCTAACCTTGAAAGAGGCTGCCTTAGAGCTGAAACTCGTCAGCTCTGCACAATTTGATGATTGGGTGCAACCCCGTAAGATGATCTAA
- a CDS encoding AzlD domain-containing protein, which translates to MPNDIWIALIASAVGTFFIRVLPLIWMQRHIARRKSQEAVAELPTWLSVFGPLMIAAMFGVSLVPATMSTETWFSTIVSALVTLIAWWFKRSLGWPVFAGVMTYGVVTVIF; encoded by the coding sequence ATGCCAAATGATATCTGGATTGCGTTGATTGCCTCAGCCGTTGGCACTTTTTTCATTCGCGTTCTTCCCTTAATTTGGATGCAGCGACATATCGCCCGCCGCAAATCTCAAGAAGCTGTAGCAGAGTTGCCAACTTGGCTAAGTGTTTTTGGCCCCCTCATGATTGCCGCCATGTTTGGTGTCTCACTTGTTCCAGCAACCATGAGCACAGAGACATGGTTTTCAACAATTGTAAGCGCTCTTGTCACTCTCATTGCCTGGTGGTTCAAACGATCTTTAGGCTGGCCTGTCTTCGCTGGAGTCATGACTTATGGCGTTGTAACCGTCATTTTCTAA
- a CDS encoding AzlC family ABC transporter permease, with the protein MTSEDLSLPRPPVLTGVYDAFPLLGGYIPVAISFGLISTQSGFGILETILISALIYAGASQFLFVAMISAGAPLWLVISMTLLINARHVVYAPNLAIYLPQNRWWPWLMHGLTDQIFALALTRMAKIPEHTRIGWYTGAALLAWLSWIFGTALGAIAGEELTTRWPLLGEVMPFALPALFLVLIAPRFTSRIWVITLSATITLAFALKLFGYVNAAIPLAAISGAGIYYLIQKLEKHNAK; encoded by the coding sequence ATGACCTCAGAAGACTTGTCCCTCCCACGTCCACCAGTCTTGACAGGAGTGTATGACGCTTTCCCATTACTTGGCGGGTATATTCCTGTGGCGATATCGTTCGGACTAATCTCTACCCAATCAGGATTTGGAATACTCGAAACTATCCTGATTTCTGCTCTTATCTATGCCGGAGCGTCTCAGTTCCTATTTGTCGCCATGATTAGTGCAGGAGCACCACTTTGGCTGGTTATCAGCATGACCTTACTCATCAATGCACGTCATGTTGTCTATGCACCCAACCTAGCAATTTATTTACCGCAAAACCGCTGGTGGCCCTGGCTGATGCATGGACTAACAGATCAGATTTTTGCTCTTGCACTTACGCGAATGGCAAAAATACCAGAACATACACGGATTGGATGGTATACAGGCGCCGCACTCCTTGCTTGGTTAAGCTGGATCTTTGGCACAGCACTTGGTGCGATTGCTGGCGAAGAATTGACGACTCGTTGGCCATTACTGGGAGAGGTCATGCCGTTTGCCTTACCCGCCCTTTTTCTTGTCCTTATTGCGCCGCGTTTTACGTCCAGGATTTGGGTTATCACCCTAAGCGCAACAATCACCTTGGCTTTTGCACTCAAGCTGTTTGGGTATGTAAATGCAGCTATTCCGCTTGCAGCAATTAGCGGCGCAGGTATTTACTATCTCATTCAAAAATTGGAAAAGCACAATGCCAAATGA
- a CDS encoding helix-turn-helix domain-containing protein has translation MDKLNVNKLGRHIQKLRRDREISLSQLAQGAGIAKSNLSRIEQGNGNPTVDTIWRLAIQLKVPFSTLILPLSGSIEESEIEVRLIDHGTDNPPIDVYWMTCAPHSKREAEAHSPGTTETVTVISGQLEVGVLDEIKLLSAGETHTFNADQPHFYQTGENWATVLMTIIYAKEQGQK, from the coding sequence ATGGACAAATTGAATGTTAATAAGTTAGGACGGCATATTCAGAAACTCCGCCGGGACCGCGAAATATCACTTTCACAACTGGCTCAGGGCGCAGGAATTGCAAAATCCAACCTTTCACGCATTGAGCAAGGTAATGGCAATCCTACGGTTGATACAATTTGGCGTCTGGCTATCCAACTGAAAGTGCCATTTAGCACCCTCATTCTTCCCCTAAGTGGTTCCATTGAAGAGTCGGAGATTGAAGTTCGCTTAATAGACCATGGAACAGACAATCCACCAATAGATGTTTACTGGATGACCTGCGCTCCACATTCAAAACGTGAGGCTGAAGCGCATTCTCCTGGAACAACCGAGACAGTCACCGTTATTAGCGGTCAATTGGAGGTGGGTGTTTTGGATGAAATCAAGCTCTTGTCGGCAGGTGAAACACATACGTTCAATGCTGATCAGCCTCACTTTTATCAGACAGGAGAGAATTGGGCGACTGTTTTGATGACAATTATTTACGCTAAGGAACAGGGCCAAAAATGA
- a CDS encoding Helicase associated domain protein, with the protein MGLLAEYSYVECLVRIVERVELNTQNKVQSRNLKPESAQWVLEQTTKAARQQLTDSEVLSLLLLGIRVELPKGVTFGKGKWPFFDSSSDNSSECGQLAAVDRTPPANSIFSLNWQYNFQRLADFRRHYGNIPIPKTEPYADLWVWQKYQYVRYREGRLSAYEKMQLESIEFFPTKKFGSFIDERTLPSVTPKGKSLKSHVFDKFRLSDHSTWMERYRELQEFSEKHWHLRVPREGVSRELSHWLRYQKRKKYESRLYEFYEAHLRLLGVSFPEKETAI; encoded by the coding sequence GTGGGTTTGCTTGCAGAGTATAGTTACGTTGAGTGCCTAGTGCGTATAGTTGAAAGAGTTGAACTAAATACACAAAACAAAGTTCAATCACGAAATCTAAAGCCTGAGTCAGCACAATGGGTTTTGGAACAGACAACCAAAGCCGCCAGACAACAATTGACAGATTCAGAAGTACTTTCCCTGTTGTTGCTGGGTATTAGAGTAGAACTTCCCAAAGGTGTTACGTTCGGAAAAGGTAAGTGGCCTTTTTTCGACTCCAGTTCTGACAATTCATCAGAGTGTGGACAACTCGCTGCTGTTGACAGAACGCCCCCAGCCAATTCAATTTTTTCATTAAACTGGCAATATAACTTTCAACGTTTGGCTGACTTTAGGAGGCATTACGGAAATATACCGATTCCGAAAACCGAGCCCTATGCAGATTTATGGGTCTGGCAAAAATATCAATATGTGAGATATCGCGAAGGGCGGCTTTCGGCATACGAGAAGATGCAGTTAGAAAGCATTGAATTCTTCCCCACCAAAAAATTTGGGTCGTTTATCGATGAACGTACTCTTCCCAGTGTTACGCCGAAAGGTAAATCCTTAAAGTCGCATGTTTTTGATAAGTTTCGGTTGAGTGATCATTCAACCTGGATGGAGCGGTATCGTGAGCTACAAGAGTTTTCTGAGAAGCATTGGCACTTGAGAGTGCCACGGGAAGGTGTGAGCCGTGAACTTTCTCATTGGCTTCGTTATCAAAAAAGAAAAAAATATGAGAGTCGCTTGTATGAATTTTACGAAGCGCACCTTCGTTTATTAGGAGTTTCGTTTCCTGAAAAGGAAACCGCGATATGA